GTTTTGCACAGCAGACCCTGAACCCAGTTGTTAAACATTGCTCCAAACCCCCTTTATGTCCCAAAGAAACTGCTGCATTTATCCTGCAGATGCTGTGACCCACCTTGCCCTGGACCTTGTCCAGCATTTGGCTTTTGGCGTGAACCTCTTCCTGGATGGAGTTGTAGACGTTCAACAGCACATTTTCACTGTCCTCGCTGTTCTCTGACAGAGCGCAGATAAGATGGCCTTTTCTCTGGTCGGCGAggttcctcctctgcctctgcctctgctTCAACTCTTTGTTCCTGGCCTGCTCTCCTCCAACCACCTCCTGTTCCAGCTGCTGCAGTCTGGGAAGAGATGGATGAATGGGAATGACTGATACTGGGGTTTTGAGGCTGAAACTGGTATTAATATTATGGAGTAAAACATACCGGTATCATAGACAAGCAATCTTGAAATGGACACCTGTTAAACTGTGATTACATACTGTAATAATACTGAGCACGACATTTAAACCTACTCTCTAGTTGACATACTAATAGTGACACTGTTTCTAAATAACCTCAAACCTTAATTGGCATTTCTGTACagcaatatatttaatattaatggACAACAAAGATACCGACACAGAGATATCTGCAATAAACTGATATGGACTGATACATGAAAGCACAAGAAAACGGACTATTATGACTCCACGCTCCTAATCTTGATGTAGAAAGAACTTTATCATAAAATGCAAGAAGTGCTGATGGTTGCTTATGTGAATAAACATGTGTGCCCACAAACCTTTCCAGGACGTGTTGCTGGTCCAGAGGCCCTGCAGTGACGTCAGGTGAGTCTCCATCTGGCCTTTTTTGGACACCGTCTGCTGCTACAGCCAGCTGGCTCacagaaattatgaaataatacCCTATAAGTTTCTGATATTTCTAATTATGCATAGTTCTATTTTCATGCCAGCAATCATTacatgctgttgttgtttttgttttttttaatgaagtggTGGATATCTTGTTTGGGGACAATAACATGTTGATTAGTGGTAGTGATGGAAGGTGCTAGAGGACAGTACCTTGGTCACGGAAGTTTCTCCAGATGTACTGTGGCACGTGGGATCAGTGTTGTGGCAGAACTCTTCTTCAGCATCATCTGTCATACAGCTAGAGCTCACTGATGCTAAGAAGCAATACAGAGGGTGGACAATAATGCAAGAACTCCtaaaaaacaatgcaatcaTATACAACAATGCTGCAAATGTTCAGTTTTGGTTCACGCTTTGTCAGGAGCTTTGATACACCAGAGCTTTTTGACAGACTGGTGagacatgaaacaaaatttagAAACTAGTTACATGGTTCTTGGGGAGatgatttcctgttttcattctttGGGACAgagctccccctgctggctCGAGCCTTTTCCAGATCGGACAGCTTGGATTCACAGGAGAAACGCAGGGCAGCGatgtcctcctgcagcttcGCTTTGGATTCCTGCTCTGCATTGTACTCGGCCTGCAACTTGGCCAGCCTCACCTCGTACTCCTGTGGCGAGGAACAGAATACAGCCCCATAAATCACCTGGTTCTTACACAACGCATGTGGAGATGTGAAGTGATATACTGGTGTGGGAACGGCCTGAAGTTACCTCTTTaatcttctccttctctgcttCTGTGTTGCTGGATTGCGGCCTTGAAGGAGCAGCAGGGGACGACCCAGACAACTGACCATCCAGGAGAGCTGCATGatgaaaaaagtgtttctttttcagcaaGACAGGGAATTAAAAAAGAATTCAActaatatgcaaataaaaaacatattttaccatctgcatttacattttttggcaaTTATCAAATAGAAAGATGTTTCAAAATATATCACTCACACGCAAGGTTAGCGCTGCCCAGCTGGCCAGAGATGAGCGCCCGCAACTTCTTGATCTCCTCCTGGTACTCTCGGAGCAGAGCATCCTTGGGGTCCTCATTGATACGAGGCCGGTTGTGGATGCTCTTGGCCCGGTTGGCATAGCGCAGCGTGCTCAGGCTTTCCTCATAGTTGTTGTCCGCGGGCGAGAGGCAGGCGATCATCAAGGTGCGCGTGTTTCCTCCCAGGGAGTCCTGCAGCAGTCTGGTCAGCTTGGAGTCCCGGTAGGGGATGTATTTGGAGCGTCCGTCCACCAGGGCGGAGATGACGTTGCCCAGGGCCGAGAGGGAGAGGTTGATCTTGGTGGCCTCGCGGAGCCGCTCCCCTGTAGCGCCGGTCTTGGACTGACGCTCACTTCCTGCCAGGTCAACGAGGTTGAGTTTACCTGCTCGTAGATGATCCTGGCCATCTGCATCTGAGAGTGtggagtgacagagagaatgTAGATATAATACGACTTTAAGTAGACATAGCTGCTCACTCTGCCTTTTTCTTATTCAATTGTTTTCTGTGTAATATGcctattgtgtttttatactttcaGCCGTAATAATCTGTTCTCACAATAtgattttttcataaatatgtttgtggTTTACCTGTTTTGAAGTGTTATCTTTATGTGCACAAGCAATAACTCTAAGCATAACAGCTTGTTGACATCTTGCTCTTTAATGCTGAGCAGCTAGTAGGATCACATGTTCCTACAAGTACATGTTTATGCAGATTAAAACCACCTCAATTACACATTGGAGAGATTATAGATATGTTTCAACATGTTGCATCTATTGTGAcagttcgtgtgtgtgtgtgtgtgtgtgtgtgtgtgtgtgtgtgtgtgtgtgtgtgtgtgtgtgtgtgtgtgtgtgtgtgtgtgtgtgtgtgtgtgttcacctgtgttgCAGATCTCCAAATGGATGGTGAAGATGGAGTGCGAGCGTGAGGAGTCCTTGTTCATCAGCGTGTAGCCCACTGCCCGGTTCCTCCACCCTCGCTCAATTATTCTCTCGCACTCCCCCACGCTGTGCACAGTGTGCATGGAGAGGTCCCGCGCATACACCCCACGCTCTGGATGCTCTTTCAGCTAAACAATTTTCAtcaaccacacacaaaaaaacacacacacaatcaaaaatTCTATCACCTTGTGCAAACACCTTGACCTTCAAGAAATCGTGTAACTACTGTGAGTTGAATTCACCATGGCAACTTACACAGTATTGTCCACAAAACACAAGCAGCACAGTGTTCGCTGTCAGAGAATAGTCTGAGAAACAAGTTTAATAATGGCTGTACTTGTCAAGGAACAATaaacattttggtttatgaTGTTACAGTGTTGCTGGATGTTTTGTTCGTGCATTGTAAGAGACTTACCTCCAATCTGTGTTTGGTGTCAATCCCCAAAAGGTCTCGGATTTCTTCATTGTAAATCTCCAGGTAGGAGGCCCTCACAAggaattttgtattttctgcacACTGGCTTGCACAAAACAAGAACATGCATACAAGTATTGTCTCTGAGCACACAAAGCTTAGACAAGTCTGGACAGATACTTTACCCATAAGAATGAAGCAAGTCTGCATATCATgccaacataaataaataagtacacTGACATGGGAGACTTTTGCATGAAActtacagaaccagtcaaaagtttggacacaccttctcattcaactactttgaagaatctaaaatataaaacatattctggtttaccacataattccatatgtgttccttcatagtttggatgtcttcaatattaatctacaatgtagaatttttttttaaaaaaaataaagaaaaaccattgaatgagaaggtgtgtccaaacttttgactggtactgtataaatacacaattaacaatgatccaatggtataacactgacaatagccactctgcattatgattatttattacttttgataggctacttttactaagatttgtagcaaatacttctgatattattttaaaatctggaATGCAGGAACTTGCACttttaaactgtgacttttgctttaaaacttttttttaccactgttgttgttgtaaagtagaatatatataaatatacagtaccagtcaaaagtttggacacaccttctcattcaactactttgaagaatctaatttattgagcatttgtttgtttaccacataattccatatgtgttccttcatagtttggatgtcttcaatattaatctacaatgtagaaaaaaataacaataaagaaaaaccattgaatgagaaggcgtgtccaaacttttgactggtactgtatgaatGCATGAATCAGATCATGTTGCATATTTAACTACGTTTTTCCCAACCTACCTGAATACTCTCAAAGATGTGCTCAAAGGCTCGCGGGATGACCCCCTCTGGGCTGCAGGATCGGACACTCCCTGCATGGTGAAGGACTTCCCACTTCCAGTTTGTCCATAAGCAAAGATTGTTCCATTGTATCCCTCAGTGACACcctgtaaaaaatgaaagataagataagataaaataatcctttattagtcccgcagtggggacatttacaggattacagcagcatagaggatagtgcaaacaagagacatagtaaaaaaagaacagatcaaaaataagtattataaataagcaaatgagcaataaaaaaacagtaaaaaacagtaaagaatccacagtaactgaaata
This portion of the Anoplopoma fimbria isolate UVic2021 breed Golden Eagle Sablefish chromosome 17, Afim_UVic_2022, whole genome shotgun sequence genome encodes:
- the kif17 gene encoding LOW QUALITY PROTEIN: kinesin-like protein KIF17 (The sequence of the model RefSeq protein was modified relative to this genomic sequence to represent the inferred CDS: inserted 1 base in 1 codon), which codes for MGSEAVKVVVRCRPLNDREKGLCSKTVLWIDLHRCQCFIEKPGVVDEPPKQFTFDGTYFIDQTTEQMYNEIAYPLVEGVTEGYNGTIFAYGQTGSGKSFTMQGVSDPAAQRGXIPRAFEHIFESIQCAENTKFLVRASYLEIYNEEIRDLLGIDTKHRLELKEHPERGVYARDLSMHTVHSVGECERIIERGWRNRAVGYTLMNKDSSRSHSIFTIHLEICNTDADGQDHLRAGKLNLVDLAGSERQSKTGATGERLREATKINLSLSALGNVISALVDGRSKYIPYRDSKLTRLLQDSLGGNTRTLMIACLSPADNNYEESLSTLRYANRAKSIHNRPRINEDPKDALLREYQEEIKKLRALISGQLGSANLASLLDGQLSGSSPAAPSRPQSSNTEAEKEKIKEEYEVRLAKLQAEYNAEQESKAKLQEDIAALRFSCESKLSDLEKARASRGSSVPKNENRKSSPQEPSSVSSSCMTDDAEEEFCHNTDPTCHSTSGETSVTKLAVAADGVQKRPDGDSPDVTAGPLDQQHVLERLQQLEQEVVGGEQARNKELKQRQRQRRNLADQRKGHLICALSENSEDSENVLLNVYNSIQEEVHAKSQMLDKVQGKLKAAKLEIRDLQAEFEVERDDYLATIRRLEREGQLLNSLLERMVPLVRRDCNYSNLDRLKKEAVWDEDGATWRLPDVMVQKTTLPSAVAPKLPAGRGSVADTGESFMQVEEDRYKEMLDRSDSENIASSYFKSRRASQLLGREATKGHAVHSPPLVNGPAHLTVSGSTMNPPLSTDSVLPRPFRLESLGVPVSNGKVRRKKSKSHIHNEGI